In Mytilus trossulus isolate FHL-02 chromosome 10, PNRI_Mtr1.1.1.hap1, whole genome shotgun sequence, the DNA window taaataatGTTACGGCCTTCCGATAAACAGCATGTGATTTAAATGAACAATTCTATTGATTGGGAATCTTTGTTGTAACATAAATCTCTTCACAAATCTTAAGTTATAATACTTGTAATTAGGACATTCTAATTTAAAAACCCGTAGATTTAAAAATTAGACCTTTACAATACGGGTTACTTAAAAGATAAGTCCTCCTTTGTGTAAAAAGTATCGATATTTTTCAATAGGCTACGATCAAATGAATAATCAACCAAAACAGATATATTCCAATGACATTCCATGGTGTGGGTATATTCTTACATTGTTTTGTGACATGACAAACACAATCACTTGTATTGGATGTAAAGACGTGTGTGTATTGGCAAGAAACAACCAGATGATTGGCAAGAAATAAACAAACTAGACGTGTACACGCAAGGAACTATTATTCAGATAATAAGAGACCTGTCTTTTATGTGTATACTGATCCCCGACATGAGATAATGTCATATTTGGAAATATTGTGTAACAGCTCTAATGTATGAGTAGCTAtttacatatttctttattaattcTTCAAGATCTTTTGAGTGACAAGGATACAGAAAAAGCTTGTGATATTCAGAAGTGTACAAGAAATACGCACACAATAAATAATTGGCAGATTCAGTAAAAAAgacatcatggttttcgtcagAAGAACGACGACTGTGAGTTATTCATGGACACCACAGTACCAGCAGCCTCAGAGAAACAACAGGACCAAACTTCAATATAGAAAACCTACTAAATCGGTAAGATATTATTGTCTTCATACAAAATATGGTAATACTAAATCTGCACCAGAGAAAACCTACCAAATCGGTAATACgttgtttttatattcaatatgttATAAACCAAAGGAACAATACAGAAAACCTACCAAATCGGTAagatattattttctttataacacaattttattaataatataatactTAATTATTAAGAGACCAGCTGAGGACCACTTCGGGTTCgagattttctcgctgcgttgaagacctattggtggccttcggctgttgtctgctctttggtttggatgttatctctttgacatattccccatttccattctcaattttattttacatactaACTCTGCACTACAGAAAACCTACCAAATCAGTCTTAATTTATTCTATATGTTATGATACTAAATCTAAAAGAATACAGAAAATTAAccaaatcttttatattttatttgagaaaACAACTAACACACAATGACTAATGTACAAACGAAATATGTgaggatttttaaaaacatcgcTGATTAAATGGCGgatcaaatgaatattaatttaaacaatttaagagTATTTTGATCCATCAAAATCATTCAGGGGAATAGTTAGATGAAAGGCAAGTTATCGTACGTGTTTGGTATTTACTAGGAGGTTTTATAAGAAACTGGACAGCTGACCAAATAGAATGATTTGCAAAGTAACGATTGAAGCCTATAAATACACAGATAAAGactattatttaatgaaaaatattttcaaatcaattgtaattcaaacattttacCATTAATATCTATGAAGAAGCACTCGACTGTTAGTATGGTGAATACCGCTTTTCGGGCGAATATGCTGTTTTATACAAAATCCAATTAATATAGAAAAACCTACTAAATAATACCAGTTTAAAACAAAGCGTTTTATCGCTCACTGTAATGAAACATTTTAAGTGTTATTCATTACTTTCAAGAATTTAATGTCAACATTAACGATTACTTGTTCGTTTATgacttaatttttatttaagatagtatctggtttttttttttgtcatcaaattatagtttataaaagCTTAAAATATCATAAACCATACTTAAAATGAAGGAGTCGAAACATAATAGATTAATGTTGGATCTATTCGGGTTATTGCCTGACCACGACTCTCGATTGTACGTGTCGTAGTTAAGAATAAGTGTGACAGGTCACTCCAATGTAGTAATCCTATTTCAATAAGTTTAcacatacatgttttatattgaataagCCTGGATTAGTGTAATACCTCATTGatcatatcttttatatatatatttttgtgtaaatgGAATTCACTTTTTAGAAATCTTAGACAAAAGGACTACAAACGACTTATGTCAAAACTAATTGTATACAATTGTTCGGAAACGTAACATCTCTTattataaatagatatttttaagATACCAACCATGCATgaatatgaaatacaaaaatggTCATCTTACTTGGGTAGTTCATATGATGACCAATTCGTTTGATCGTTTGTTTCTTAAGCACCAAATACTGCAAATtactaaacaaaaaacaaacttattgttttacattgttttatcggggCCTGTTACAGCTGACGATgcgttatgggctttgctcattgttgaaggccgtacggtgacctatagttgttaatgtctgtgttattttggtcttttgttgatagttgtcttattggcaatcataccacatcttttttatattatgtctGACACGGCCCCTTTTACTTGTGCCTGTCCGACAAATCCCCGCAAGTAATTGTATAAAGTAATATGTTTTTGATTGTTGTTGTCCGGGGAATACTATGGCATCTTTGGCAGTTtcagctgtttatttttttaataatattaatactTCAGATTGATAATTGCTATCTCAACGTCCTGTGGAAAACCTTTCATGCAAATTCATTGCGAAACCAAATGAACGTAATACAATGAATAGTTTCTGTAAGGTGGGTCTATTGTAATGAAATATGGGAAATTAGGAAAAGAAGTATAGTATGCTAGTTAGAAGCAGACATTTTGCTTTGCATCTACCCctcatatatgttatttaaCCTGCAGGGAACAGGACATTTACCTGAGACATTAACTTTATTCCATGCAAACGGTCGTGGCTCCGTATTTATAGTCCACACAACCAATCGAACTGAGACGATTAAGAGCTAGCCCCCtgacaaattttaaagaaatctgTCTGTTGTTGAGGATTGCATGCATTGACCTGACGATGTATTTGATTCTATTTTACTTTGTATATTGTTTTCTGGTTACCTTTTATACCAAACTTATGTTTTAGCCTATACAGAATGCATATTACtagtatattattttattttacttatattgAATATCTTTCAGAAAGTTATATAATTGTTAAGATTTACCCATTTCTCAGTTtgtaaatcattataaaaagtgaaaataattcGTAACTTCTAAAATACTAACGATTGTTTCACAAAGCGCTATATTTGATGAACTAGTAACAATTTATATCTTCCTAAGAGTTTAAATGCTTTAAAGAAAACGCTATAAAGTATCACTTATACatataaatcttatttttatgaCCATTTATAACGCCATTTATGTTGATGTCCGTTTATTGTTAATAATAGCTGACAAATATTGTACATGGTGTCGGAATAACATCTGAAAATGGAAGAAAAGTAAGTTGAAAATAGATATCTTAATATGGAGATGTAATGCATACGTCCGTCAGATGTAGCAATTTTGCGATTTAAGAATTTTAAGTAGCAAAAAGTACATATAATTGGcaacaatgtacatgtagtttttaTCAATCGGCTATCAAGCTCTACATCGTTCGGACTCAATCAATCGGCCATCTATACCGAAttccaaaaacataaaacaaataagcTTAAACCTTACATATTCAAATAGACTTATTTCTGATTTGGAACAAAAACATCAACATGTGGTggaattaaaacttttttatgaactttttttaaGATGTAACCCTTTTAAATCTGGGAAGTGTGATGGATGAAAGTTACATCATAAAAGAACAGGAAATCAGAAACAGCAAAATATATTGTACTCAGAAAAGAACTGTTTAAAAGATAAGGATAAATTAAACATTCAATAATTATTCCTCAACAAATTATGTGGTTATCTCTTATGTACGAGATGTCGTTTTAATATCGGTTGCAATCTTTCGTGAAAGATTCATACAGCGCCGTTCTGATAGCTTAACTAAatcaaaaatctttaaataatgtaaacaataacTCCACATATTTGTAAAGCTTGTTGAGTAATGCTGTTTCTAAATAGATAACGCCAACGTGCAAAGGCGTTTCATATTACTTCTTTTGATTATCAAAATTCATCGATTAATCAATTTAGCGATCTTGTAGGGAAAATATTATTCAGAATGCATcaaatcagaaaataaaattgctCTCAGAATATATccgtgaaaaaaaaatgttttaatgtgtAAGACGACAATGCTTATCTTCAAAAGGGGGcaaatgtaaataaaggcatcagtagtataccgctggtcaaaactcataaatccatggacaaaaacaatatcggggtaacaaactaaaactgagggaaacgcattaaatataagaggagaacaacgacacaacactaaaatgtaacacacacagaaacggaccaagcatcagacaaaatcccacgagaataacaaatataacatcaaaaccaaatacatgaatttgggatagacaagtaccgtgacacgtcttatcgcaatgtgaatttacactaaaaaataagagaaaccAAACGGCGCactgttaaaatgtaacacacacagaaacgaactataatataacaatagccatattcctgacttggcacaggacatttttaaaggcaAAAATGGTAGGTTGAACCTAAACCAAATTTACAATGAAAGTGCGATGTTCTGGATTTACCCTCATCAAACCCAAACCCTTAAAAATTGAGTGTCCAAGATGTATAAGTCCTTGTATTTGTGAGGAGCTATATTACCAGCTTACAAGaaaatcaacatcaagtataaaaaaaaatccaatacgCTAGAAAACGAAGCCGgattaaaatatacatgtaagaaCCAATTGGGTACCAATAAGAGGGGGACGCATCTCATTAGAAATCCATAGTATGATCAAGAGATATCACACAGTTGTTAGTTCCACTTATAGAAATGCTGTACCCCCCAACCCCCACTGATTATTCTTTCCGATGAATGTAACCTTTCATAATTGTACGAGATACATGTACTGATGGATAAATGGTTTGTCAGCACCTTAATAGTATACATGGATAAgataatacaattttaaaatatttataacatacaAATTCATAAACTGTGAATTCGTAGGCCATGCGCCTGTTGTCAAGATAACGCCACAACACATACTGAGGTTATCTTACGAGTACATGTATCGGATTGATTTATTGGACACTAATTGTAAATTAAgattacaaatttgaagagcagtTTGAAGTAAATATAAGTATGTGGTTTATTgttaaatgtaataaattatatttctgtCAATACCATTAAAACAGAGATAAGTATTGTGAATGTATTACACTTGAAGTTCATGTACCTGGAATTTCTGTTACAAGAAACTAGACTTCTAAGAAGCCATCGGTTTAACACTGGATAATAACTGGTCACAATTTATCATTTCATTGCATTGCTTAACTTTCAGGGGATAAGATATAGCAGTTCTAACTTGAGTAATTTGCATTCCAACTCCGTTGGGCAACGGTGACCTCAGATGAAACTAGATATTCAATTCTGAACccttttattatattgttttacttGTATTCGAACATCTTTGTGTCAACATCTTTTGGTTCTACATCTCTTTATCATCAACTATATGTGAACATTTCTGTTTCATCATCTCTGCATCAACAGTTCTCTGTTTTAACTTCTCTATGTCATCATGCAATATAAGATAACCATCGCCAGGCGCTGTTAAGTATGTTAATTGGCATATATACTATATTCTTTGTGTCATCgtctttgttttaacttttctGTGTCATCATCTCTGTGTCAACTTCTCTTTGTCATTATCTCTGTGTCACTTTCTCTGTGTCACCATCTCTGTGTCATCATTGCTGTGTCAATATCTCTGTGTCAACTTCTCTTAgtcaacttataaaaaagaagatgtggtattattgttaatgagacaactatccacaaaagaccaaaaatgacataaacattaacaactatagcaAATCTGTGTCAACTTCTCTGTTTTATCAAATCTGTGTCATCATCTCTATTTTAACTTCTCTGTGTCATCATCTCTGTTTTAACTTCTCTGTGTCATCATCTCTATTTTAACTTCTCTGTGTCATCATCTCTATTTTAACTTCTCTGTGTCATCATCTCTATTTTAACTTCTCTGTGTCATCATCTCTGTTTTAACTTCTCTGTGTCATCATCTCTATTTTAACTTCTCTGTGTCATCATCTCTGTGTCATTATCTCTGTGTCAACATTTCTGTTACAACATCTGTGTATCAACAATGCTGTGTTTAAGCATATATTCATCCCTATTTAAGCATCTCTGTGTCAATATTTAAGTTGCATCATCTCCATGTCAACATTTATGTGTCAACATTTCTGTacttatttctgttttattttgtctgtgTCAATATTTCTGGTCACTTTCACTACATAAGTCATCAATCAATATAACCAATTATATGTGTTATGCGGTATAACCAaactattgtatatatatatatatatatataacatcctAACTGTAATCACCTTTTGGAATTTAAGAGTTATGCCAGTTCATatcgtaaataactatttttattttagcatATCTTTGCGGTCTTTGCGTCGTGTTTGGAAATTTCAAATTGTACCAGCGTCTCTGATGATCGCTTTAACTgggtttttcttaattttgtttgtaacaatttaaagattttgataGTTTTATTATTAGAATAGATTAAAAATTGTCTGATAACATTAAAGTTTGGTTTCATAACCAAGCTTATACACTAATAAGGGTGCTGGTTTGAGGTCGAATATACCATAACAAAGTCAGATAAACGAgaaagtggttttttttatcatagaaaCAATGATTGTCGCTATTTATGCTTTACGTTCACTTTGATGTGTACTGTACTCAAAGAAATCtgcatattattatttttatgtttagaaaatcattttctaaattaCAGACAACTTTGACAATATTTCCTCACTAAGTAAACCTCGTGATTAGAACCTGCAgtttatttcataattcaaaaagCTAAAGTAAATCGACTTGCAGTgatatatttacatttcattCTTCAAGTGGATACATTTCGTCTTTTAAAGTTGTCACGTGTAATGACGAATTAAACATACTGCTACTTCTCCTTGATTAGGTATAGTACCAAAGTTCGACCAAAGTTTGAAAGAATacacaatttaattttattttcaatattaagatAAATATCAACCTACTTTGTAATCAAGGAGGAATTCTTTCATTAATCATAACaataaccaaaaaatatacatgtcttTACAATTTTACCGTTCCGCAaacattatttgaaattaaaatcatgTTCCAAATCCATGACTAATCATTCgtacaaataattatttaagtCACTAGTTCGATGTACTGAGTAGTTGAGAACAACTTTAACTTTTAAGACAATTATACATGCATTAAATCAAATCATTTTGAACAATccttaaaatgaaagaaatattgacattgaaattgatcAATCCAACATTCCATTAATGATACAATCCAAAGCACTTCCTCACAACACTTCATGCAATActttatcgaaaaaaaaacacttatcaggggaaaaaatgaaaaaaataaatatttgtctgGCAGATTTCGTAAATTAATATTTGGTCTTGGATATGAGAATTTAGACATATTGATTTTATCACTAACGGAAATAATATTGAcccaattttaaacaatttaaccatCTAACCATAGAAAGTTCTAATGAAAACAAGACAGTTAATAATTTATTAGACttaatagaaatttaaaacCAGGTAATTTTGTCAATGACAATGAAAATATTACTGCACACACAAAATGAACTGTTAATTCATGATGGAACCAGCTAAGTAATACACGGAAGTGTTAATTTTTGCATATATATTCGTGATTTTAAATTTGTGCATTTCGTGACATTGTGGTCCTGAAATGTGACTTTACTTTTTGAACGAACATTTGAATTATATTCTTTGTGTTCGGGATTAGGTTTGTCAACTTAAGACAATACATTTCTACCAATCTGAGACAATGTCTTGaaggattattttcattttgtgacTTGTGACATTGAATTTCTATTAAAATGTCGGAGTTACAGTCTAAAGTGAGATTTTCATTACCGCCGGTTGTTCGGCAATACGAGACTGTTCTTGtttcaaacaaacatataaCGTTAAAGGTAAGTTTGATAAGACTAAAGCTCATTTCTCCTCACGATTGGCGGTTTTATTGAAAGACGGTTTTACTTGACATTTGGTGTTTGTATTTATCTTCATGATTGTGTCACATCATAGTCGTCTCTCTTATCGTTACCTCGATCGGTATATGGTGAAAAATGATCTTAAATTAGGAGGCACAAGATACTAtaggacaattaaaaaaatatcagccAAGGTTAAACCGACATAAGTATCATAACATTCAATAAACGAAAAAGTTCGAAAAGACCAATAACAGTCTACGAAACACTACATAAAAGACTGGAAGACCGAGCAACACAAACTTATCAAAAACTGTTGTGATCGCAGGTGCTTGAATGCGATCATTCCCAGCTATACTTTGTTAgttagttgggtttttttttatatgaaagttCATGAATTTGAAACTGCAAACAGCTAAACTGACAAGATCAGCGTGGTTTTTCTAAATGTATGCAACTTTTAAtgggattatatttttttctataccatATGATGCGTTACAAAATATGCACCATTAGTACAATATTTCAATGTATTCATAATTACAGAACCACTACTTTTGACACAGTATGTTAGTTTAATGTGATTAAAATCTGTTCAAAGTGTTGTATTAGTGTATAAAGATTATCAAGCATGGGAACTGCTATAAAAAGTATTGAATTGAAATGTTTGATCACATAGATAGAAATCAATGATTGCCTGTGCTACATATAAGGCCCAACTGTCAATAATATGTTGATAACATTGTTTGATCCATAACATAAGGTGTTCATATTGTACAGTAGTATTCTAAATCCaaagaaatgtaaaaagaaaaaaaaaagaaaaaaaaatggacaagttatttgtaaaatacagtaatgataaaaaaaataactttccaTAATTATCTTTAATTTCCTTACTACAATCTTATTAGTACTTAAACTTGTTTACCGGGCCGTCCTCCACattttgatttatgtttttttcattttatttcatattataccaatatatatatatgtccgcGATTAGTATTATTTGTGGTATATTCTGATTTTTCACTTTAGTTTTAAtgatgtaaaatgtaaacatcttctgacatcagactcagacttctcttgaactgaattctattgtgcgtattgttatgcgtctACTtctctacattggctagaggtatagggggagggttgagatctcacaaacatgattaatcccgccgcatttttgcgcctgtcccacgTCAGGAAattctggcctttgttagtcttgtatcattttaattttggtttcttgtgtacaatttggaaattagtatggcgttcattatcactgaactagtatatatgtgttaaggggccagctgaaggacgcctccgggtgcgggaaattctagctacattgaagacctgctggtgactttctgctgttgttattttctttggtcgggttgttgtctctttgacacattccccatctccattctcaattttattctccGTCCATATTACCAAATAAAGGTAATAAAAGTGACACGGAAAAAAGATCAAGAGATGTAGTGAAAATTCAATTTACAGTGCCGCTGTGTTAGGGAAAACTCAGTTAACAGTGTACCTGTGCATGATAATGTGCTAATGATATTTCGTTTTCTACTTTCAGCTAACGAGAGCGAAGACATTTGATTTTGTACAGAAGCAACATAATCCCGTGAGAACTATCACGAGACAAGAGCCAGTAAGCTTAAGCTTAGATGATATATGCCATCTTGCCGAACGAGAAAGATTAAGTTACTCTGCTAAAACAAGAAGGGCAGCTGTTGAACTTGCACAGAATAAAACTCATAAGTTTCAGGAATACGCTCCAAGTCGTCCGCACACAAGTGCTAGTCGATATATGCAGGATGTACGAAGAGATGCAATGACACCAAAGAGCATCCGAAGTGAACCACTTCCGTCTCGTGCCAATTCTCGTATTGGTGCGAATGACATCGACGACGATACAGATTCAGTATATCCTATTAACTATTTAGCATCTCTCCCTGTGGGAAGGGAAATTTGTGAAATCATAGGACCTCAAGTGTGTAGTCAGTGTAAACAAGATCAGTCTAGACAAATGGGATTATACAAGTGTGATCAATGTTTCCCAACATTACGGATATCTCACGAGAACATGACTACAGCTGCCGTATTACAAAGATATTTACCAGATTTAAGTGAAAgtgatattcaagataaaataGCGAAAGGTGAAATTGCTAAGccaagacttttaaaaaaaagactcgCAATAAAAGACTATCAACAGCCGAAAAAGGAAATTCAAAAAATAGAAAACGATGAtgaaaacgaaaataaaaacaaaaacagcagcAATAACAACAAAACTAGTTTGAATCGATCTCCGTCgatgttttttgtaaatatcaGAGATTTAAATGCAAAGATAGTGTCTGGGCAATTACACCGTGCAATGGGCTTTTCTGAAAAAGTTCAAGAAGAAGTTTTAAAGCGTCAAGAAAATCGACGAAAGCGCAGTACGCCTACACCTACAAGGAAACCGGAGTCGGAACCAGTTGCTGAACAAAAGGAGAGAAAAGCTATATTTAATCCAGATATTCTTCTCTCAGTATCGATGCAAGTAAATGAACCTTCATTTTTCGCCGGttcaaaaaaagaatatgaacTTCCTGAACGTTTACCGGACCCTCTTCAATTTGCGGATATTCGAGAAAGAAGGCAATTGAGCTCAAAAAAAGACTTTCCATTATGTGAATTAGAGGAAGAACCCGAAGATGATGAAGTAGCTGACATAATGAGTTGATGATAACGTTTATAGCTTCCTATGCATCccatatttcaataaataaatctaaagaagagtttttgtacatgtaggttaattaaaaagaaatttcaaaaattaaaaaaaaagaaaacagtattgtttaaaaatgagaTCGAATAAGCCGGTGAAGAATTGTATACTACATTTAATGACTATTTACATCGCAGTTAAAAAGCCAACAACATTAGCTAAATGTTGGAATCCTATTTTAAACACCAAATTTTCAAGCTTTGTTTcacaagattttgttttttgtacttTGAAATCAAAGAATACACAGGAAATTAGTGATGGTAGGAAAAATGAGTGActcttctatgttttttcattaatgccctctggggaaactgtcctcagctttcttatccaaaaactTTCCCGAGCAAGTCTGTCGGCCTTTGACCAATCCTCGTTGTGATCTATGATAGTGATGGTAAGTTTTTTAAGATCAGCTTGGGCATGCCCATGTGATCTTAAATGACGACTTACGTTATTGTTAGCCGCAAAGACCTGTTACAGTACAAAAAGAAGAGGCGCAGCAAAATAGTTCCATTTGTGTTAACATACAATCCCGCTTTTTCAAACCTTTCACGTTTGATCCGTGCCAATTGGCAAAGTATTGCCAATCACCCaaaattatccaaaatctttcccgatcCTCTCGCTTAGCTTTTCGGAGACCAGCAAGTCTaaaagacttatttgtaaaaGCTGCCGTCTCCTCTAATAAAAGCTGTTCAACTACAGGATGGTGCAAGTCGTGTGGTAACAAACGATGTCTGACTTGCCAACAAATAGTGAATACTCAAACATTTACTTGCCACTCCACTGGGTCTGtgtacacaatattttgtaatgtaacttgcaaaacccagaatgttgtatacaTTCTTCAGTATtgatgtggcatgcagtatgttggcgagacataacagccattcaacaaacgcatgaatggtcacCGTAGCGACTACACATGCAAGCCCGACCTccccgtaagtcgtcatttaAGATCACATGGGCATGCCCAAGCTGATCTTAAAAAACTTACCATCACTATCATAGATCACAACGAGGATTGGTCAAAGGCCGACAGACTTGCTCGGGAAagtttttggataagaaa includes these proteins:
- the LOC134688482 gene encoding uncharacterized protein LOC134688482 isoform X1; its protein translation is MVFVRRTTTVSYSWTPQYQQPQRNNRTKLQYRKPTKSLTRAKTFDFVQKQHNPVRTITRQEPVSLSLDDICHLAERERLSYSAKTRRAAVELAQNKTHKFQEYAPSRPHTSASRYMQDVRRDAMTPKSIRSEPLPSRANSRIGANDIDDDTDSVYPINYLASLPVGREICEIIGPQVCSQCKQDQSRQMGLYKCDQCFPTLRISHENMTTAAVLQRYLPDLSESDIQDKIAKGEIAKPRLLKKRLAIKDYQQPKKEIQKIENDDENENKNKNSSNNNKTSLNRSPSMFFVNIRDLNAKIVSGQLHRAMGFSEKVQEEVLKRQENRRKRSTPTPTRKPESEPVAEQKERKAIFNPDILLSVSMQVNEPSFFAGSKKEYELPERLPDPLQFADIRERRQLSSKKDFPLCELEEEPEDDEVADIMS
- the LOC134688482 gene encoding uncharacterized protein LOC134688482 isoform X2; this encodes MSELQSKVRFSLPPVVRQYETVLVSNKHITLKLTRAKTFDFVQKQHNPVRTITRQEPVSLSLDDICHLAERERLSYSAKTRRAAVELAQNKTHKFQEYAPSRPHTSASRYMQDVRRDAMTPKSIRSEPLPSRANSRIGANDIDDDTDSVYPINYLASLPVGREICEIIGPQVCSQCKQDQSRQMGLYKCDQCFPTLRISHENMTTAAVLQRYLPDLSESDIQDKIAKGEIAKPRLLKKRLAIKDYQQPKKEIQKIENDDENENKNKNSSNNNKTSLNRSPSMFFVNIRDLNAKIVSGQLHRAMGFSEKVQEEVLKRQENRRKRSTPTPTRKPESEPVAEQKERKAIFNPDILLSVSMQVNEPSFFAGSKKEYELPERLPDPLQFADIRERRQLSSKKDFPLCELEEEPEDDEVADIMS